CGTTTTAACGGacaaatattttccaaaagtcATCACCAGGGGTCAAGGCAAGGTGACCAGAATTGCCAGGATGTAAATCATCGCACAACTGATTTGAGCCATCAAGTACCCAGTGATAAGTACCAAAGGCAAAGACGGGGTAGATGTTTAACCCCTGTCTTCAATTCCATTGTGCCCCCATTTGCCCACTTCATACCGCAGACCTTCTAATCCCCATTTGTTACAAAGTTGCGCCAACTTGGAGTTGTCGTCTTCCATTTTGACAAACGACTGATAGGCGCTTGGTTGGACATCCGTCTGACCAACGAAATTGACTACAGCTTTGCCAGAGCTATTAGCGGCAGTTGATAAGTGCAAGGTCCTTCCCTTTTGTTTCCTGCATTGCAATCGCAGTTGAGGCAGTGTTTACACGAACACGGTTTCATTTTGATACGGTTacaccttctgtttacacgacaccgatcgagactgttGCCGAAACTATGTCAATTTGAAACTGCTGCCAAAAGTAGAACCTCTTTAACTGAAACGATGTGGTTTCATCTTTcatgtaaacagcgaaaccgcgtCGATTTcgatacggttactattttggcgcgaaattcgCATTGTTCAAtgcaaaatagtgaatttagcacgtagtgcacGTAaagcgctcgcttataccatcacgacttggattttctggcgaaaaagGTTCCGCGTAAACACTTCCAAatcgcatcgattttgacgccgtttcgaagtcatgaaaccgtgtcgatgtgaaaccgcgttcgtgtaaacgctgcctgagTGAATGGCAAAATCGCCCGTAACTGAGCCATGGTTCAGCTGAACCCTGTGAATACACGGACGATCGTACGTTGCCGCTTACTAAAGacatgatatgactcctgggttcaaaccttTCTAACGCTCTCATTAGTAAGAATATGCCTTTCAACGGACAAAGATTTTCCAGAAGTCACCGGTGGTTAAGGAACTGGTAGATAGGTTATCATCACATAACCGAAGAGAATCCCGAATCAGCTAATAATAAGTATGAGAAGTACAGATGGGGTAGTAGTATAACCTGTCTTCAATTCGATTGTGCCCCCATTTGCCAACTTCATACCGCGGACCTTCTCTTCCCCATTTGTTACAAAGTTGCGCCAACTTGGAGTTGTCGTCTTCCATTCTGACAAACGACTGACAAGCGCTTGGTTGGACATCCGTCTGACCAACGAAATACTTGACTACAGCTTCGCCAGAGCTATTAGCGGCAGTTGACACGTGGAACGTTCGTCCCTTTTGCTTCCTGCAGTGGAATCGCAGTTGAGTGAATGGCAAAATCGCCCGTAACTGAGCCATGGCTGTTTTACTGAGGACCATCTGACCGCTTGCGATGCCACGATAGGAGTTATTTGATGGCACTTTAAAGGGAGGACTTGTTGTCTGTGACACAATACTGGAGATAAGTAACCAGCCTCCTGGAAGTAATCAACAGCAAACAGTTTAAGGTCAgcgacaaaataaaaacagacaGTTCAACAACGGCATTTTTTGTAGTGATGAATAGTAACAAAGTAATAAATAGAAATAATTAATAGTAGTAAATCGTTACGTGTTAGCATTGTCAGTTTTAGGAAATTCCATCAGATTGGTGTAAATAATTATGCAATATGACAAATTGTGTCATGAGTTCATGATCTCTCATTTTTGTGACTTCAAAAAGGCCGTTAAATGAGCATCTTAATATCACCTCCATAGGTGGTCATGTCGCAGAAGACTTTTAAGGGGTTTCCACTCTTTTCTGGGTCATCCAGTAATACCCGTCTCCTTCAGAATCGCCAGCGTCTAGTATGTCCATACACGAAAAGGCGGGATGATTAGGATTAGCTCCTCGTTTTGCTGAAATAAAGTTAGTTCAGTAAGAGTTAGCTTAACTTCACAAACTCGTAAGAAAAATGATGCAATAACGGCTAGTGACAAATTAATGATCCCGTGACCGCTGGCTTATAAAGAGTGAGCTAATTTCTAATTAGCAGACAGTTCAACAAGGGTATTTTTTATAGTGATGAATAGTAACCAAGTAATAAGTAGAAATAATTACTAGTAGTAAATTGTTAAGTGTTAGCATTGTCAGTTTTAGGAAATTCCATCAGATTGGTGTAAGTAATTATGCAATATGACAAATTGTGTCATGGGTTCATTATCTCTCATTTTTGGGACTTCAAAAGGGCCGTTAAATGAGCATCTTAATCTCACTTCCATAGGTGGTCATGTCGCAGAAGGCTTTTAAGGGGTTTCCACTCTTTCCTGGGTCAATCCAGTAATACCCGTCTCCTTCAGAATCGCCAGCGTCTAGTATGTCCGTACACGAAAAGGCGGGATTATTAGGATTGGGTCCTCGTTTTGCTGAAATAAAGTTAGTTCAGTTAATCGTTAGCTCAACTTCACAAACTCGTAAGAAAAATGATGCAATAACGGCTAGTGACAAATTAATGATCCAGTGTCCGCTGGCTTATAACGAGTGAGCTAATTTCTAATTAGCCCTTCGACGTACGGGTTTGGTCGTGGTTGCACTTACTTTTTTGGTGCCAGCTTTTATGCGTAGAAACATCAACACAGGAAATCTAAAACGAgaaaaatttcatgaaaatggCGACGGTCGAAATGCACCAAAGAATTcgataaatattaataatttgcAATCTTCAACCCTTGCGTtgcattaaaataaaacaataacttCATCCAACTTTTACTGGGACATAGTAGTGTGATCCTTTCTTCTTCTTAAAATCACTTGGCTTCGTTTCTCTTGTTTCATTATTCAACTGGAAAATTCGTCCACTGCCACCTGATTCCGCAGGATGAACGTTAAATGACTTGCATTTGCTAGATTCCAGGCATTTTAGATGACATTGAAATTCGTCTGAAACGACAGCTGTATGCAGAACATGGCCATACAAGAAATGGCCTGGTGGAAAAAAACAATTACAATAAGTCATGAAAACTGCGTTTTAATTAAAAGTGATTGTatttttgaagtgaagtttATAAAttaaatggagaagtgatcttGGCACTTATCTACTTAAGCAATTTTCTCTCATAGACACCAGAGAAATTCGAGTGGCATCAGCGAGATTCTGTCTCGTGACCTGACTGCGATGCCCTTATAGGTAACGCGACAGTTCGAGCTTTGTGTTTTTAAGTTAGCAGCGATAAGTGCAGGTTAGCTCGAAGAGCGAGCAGGGCAGACCGAAGCAGTGAGGAGATGAAGGTTTCTAAA
The Montipora capricornis isolate CH-2021 chromosome 10, ASM3666992v2, whole genome shotgun sequence genome window above contains:
- the LOC138021086 gene encoding uncharacterized protein is translated as MQKVEVLLNIQASVYLGNCKISIALLEYQVTETKRDLLALSVRIGGLGLVNPVNQSRQEYEASTKATGPLVKRISKQAVEPPNNEDVNGAQQCARQEKADSARRDLEYMTKSLPLKTQRAVEFIKKKGHFLYGHVLHTAVVSDEFQCHLKCLESSKCKSFNVHPAESGGSGRIFQLNNETRETKPTKRGPNPNNPAFSCTDILDAGDSEGDGYYWIDPGKSGNPLKAFCDMTTYGRGWLLISSIVSQTTSPPFKVPSNNSYRGIASGQMVLSKTAMAQLRAILPFTQLRFHCRKQKGRTFHVSTAANSSGEAVVKYFVGQTDVQPSACQSFVRMEDDNSKLAQLCNKWGREGPRYEVGKWGHNRIEDRLYYYPICTSHTYY